A genomic region of Pontibaca methylaminivorans contains the following coding sequences:
- a CDS encoding DUF6525 family protein: MSTVRGRNLATSLKRRNRPRPMERYDRLPPELRGWLAGAALPWSPHSALKLWRRLKRECQGDMAAIRRRMDLAEARMLARDAPKIWGHAYPTELIAADTRPA; this comes from the coding sequence ATGAGCACTGTCCGGGGCCGCAACCTGGCCACTTCGCTCAAGCGGCGTAACCGGCCGCGCCCGATGGAGCGGTACGACCGCCTGCCGCCCGAATTGCGCGGCTGGCTGGCCGGCGCGGCATTGCCCTGGAGCCCGCATTCGGCGCTGAAGCTCTGGAGGCGGCTGAAGCGGGAATGCCAGGGCGATATGGCGGCTATCCGGCGCCGGATGGATCTGGCCGAGGCGCGCATGCTGGCGCGGGATGCGCCGAAGATCTGGGGCCATGCCTACCCGACCGAATTGATCGCCGCCGATACCCGGCCGGCATGA
- the bioB gene encoding biotin synthase BioB, with translation MQDATEIYNLPLMDLLYHAQTVHRAHFDPNVIQCSRLLSVKTGGCPEDCAYCSQSARNGAALPASKLMEVQKVLAEARRARDAGATRYCMGAAWRSPKDRDMPAILAMVRGVKALGMETCMTLGMLDTDKALQLKDAGLDYYNHNIDTSERYYPEIITTRSFQDRIDTLERVQAAGLKVCSGGIVGMGESAEDRISMLEALAGLEEPPQSVPINMLMPMDGTPMADAPRLDPVEMVRTIATARILMPRSHVRLSAGRSGMSDELQAMCFFAGANSIFVGDWLLTAGNPDEDKDAALFARLGLRAEAPVSAGENVPA, from the coding sequence ATGCAGGACGCAACTGAAATCTATAATCTTCCCCTGATGGATCTTCTTTATCATGCGCAAACGGTCCATCGGGCGCATTTCGATCCGAATGTGATTCAATGTTCCAGACTGCTGTCGGTCAAGACCGGTGGCTGCCCCGAGGATTGTGCGTATTGTTCGCAATCCGCGCGTAACGGCGCGGCGCTTCCGGCTTCGAAGCTGATGGAGGTGCAGAAGGTGCTGGCCGAGGCCCGGCGGGCCCGGGATGCCGGGGCGACGCGCTATTGCATGGGGGCGGCGTGGCGCTCGCCCAAGGACCGCGACATGCCGGCCATCCTGGCGATGGTGCGCGGCGTCAAGGCGCTGGGCATGGAGACCTGCATGACACTGGGCATGCTGGACACGGACAAGGCCCTGCAGTTGAAAGACGCCGGGCTGGATTACTACAACCACAACATCGACACGTCCGAACGATACTATCCCGAAATCATCACGACCCGCAGTTTTCAGGACCGGATCGACACGCTGGAACGGGTGCAGGCGGCGGGACTCAAGGTCTGCTCCGGCGGGATCGTCGGCATGGGCGAATCCGCGGAAGATCGCATCTCCATGCTCGAGGCGCTGGCCGGTCTGGAGGAGCCGCCGCAATCGGTGCCGATCAACATGCTGATGCCGATGGACGGCACGCCCATGGCCGACGCGCCGCGGCTGGATCCGGTCGAGATGGTGCGCACGATCGCCACCGCCCGAATCCTGATGCCGCGATCCCATGTTCGCCTCTCGGCCGGCCGGTCCGGGATGAGCGACGAGTTGCAGGCCATGTGCTTCTTCGCCGGGGCGAATTCGATCTTCGTCGGCGATTGGCTGCTGACCGCCGGCAACCCGGACGAGGACAAGGATGCCGCCCTGTTCGCCAGGCTCGGCCTGCGTGCCGAGGCCCCGGTGAGTGCCGGGGAAAACGTCCCGGCATGA
- a CDS encoding 8-amino-7-oxononanoate synthase: MTEFPRHDDLLAALAQRNRLRCLSGASGLDFASNDYLGLTGAGLLAEAAQDALARGVPLGSGGSRLLRGNHAEHRALEDEAAAFFGAEAALYLGSGFQANQALFSTLPMQGDLVLHDCLIHASVHEGMRLGRATCASFAHNDAADAARVIADWRAGGATGRVWIAVESVYSMDGDLAPLADLAGLAAREDAVLVVDEAHATGVFGAQGRGLAAGLTCPLVTVHTGGKALGAAGALVCADRVLIETLVNRARSFIYTTAPPPFSAAILRGAIRMLRDGPALTDDARARMAHAHRAARACGIDANSQIIPLIIGDECRARDTARALQDQGFDVRAILPPSVARGTARLRISITGNVGAGDITALFDTLATLNRVAA, from the coding sequence ATGACGGAATTTCCGCGTCACGACGACCTTCTGGCGGCCCTTGCACAGCGCAACCGGCTGCGCTGCCTGTCCGGGGCATCGGGGCTGGATTTCGCATCGAACGACTATCTTGGCCTGACGGGGGCGGGGCTGCTTGCAGAGGCGGCGCAGGATGCGCTCGCGCGGGGTGTGCCGCTGGGAAGTGGCGGGTCGCGGCTGCTGCGCGGCAACCATGCCGAACATCGGGCGCTGGAAGACGAGGCGGCCGCGTTCTTCGGCGCCGAGGCCGCGCTTTACCTGGGCAGCGGGTTCCAGGCCAACCAGGCCCTGTTTTCCACGCTGCCGATGCAGGGTGATCTGGTGCTGCATGATTGCCTGATTCACGCCAGCGTGCATGAGGGCATGCGGCTTGGGCGGGCGACATGCGCGAGCTTTGCCCACAATGACGCGGCCGATGCGGCGCGCGTGATTGCGGACTGGCGCGCGGGCGGCGCAACGGGCCGGGTCTGGATCGCGGTCGAAAGCGTCTATTCGATGGATGGCGACCTGGCGCCCCTGGCCGATCTTGCCGGGCTTGCCGCGCGCGAGGATGCCGTGCTCGTGGTGGACGAGGCACACGCGACCGGGGTTTTCGGGGCGCAGGGCCGGGGGCTGGCTGCGGGGCTGACATGCCCGCTTGTCACGGTCCACACGGGCGGCAAGGCGCTCGGCGCCGCGGGTGCGCTGGTCTGCGCCGACCGCGTGCTGATCGAGACATTGGTGAACCGGGCGCGTTCCTTCATCTATACGACGGCGCCGCCGCCGTTTTCCGCGGCGATCCTGCGCGGGGCGATCCGCATGCTGCGGGACGGGCCGGCGCTCACCGACGATGCCCGGGCGCGCATGGCACATGCGCATCGGGCGGCACGGGCCTGCGGTATCGACGCAAACAGCCAGATCATCCCGCTGATCATCGGCGACGAGTGCCGTGCAAGGGACACGGCGCGTGCCCTGCAGGACCAGGGTTTTGACGTTCGTGCGATCCTGCCGCCGAGCGTTGCGCGCGGCACGGCGCGGCTGCGCATCTCGATAACCGGCAATGTCGGGGCGGGGGATATCACCGCGCTGTTCGACACGCTTGCCACGCTGAACCGTGTCGCGGCATGA
- the bioD gene encoding dethiobiotin synthase, with protein MSAVIVTGTDTGIGKTLFSAGLVHALGGAYWKPVQSGLDGETDSAVVRRLSGCPVLPEAYRLRLAASPHLSAEQEGVAIRPERLALPRSDRPLVVEAAGGLMVPLTRRILYLDVMSRWAAPVVLCCRTALGTINHSLLSLAALEAAGCRVAGVVFIGDEMKDSRRVICSIGKARDLGRLPVLPRITRETLSRAFAGIDVAGIRGVL; from the coding sequence ATGAGCGCCGTCATCGTTACCGGCACCGATACCGGCATCGGCAAGACCCTGTTCAGCGCGGGGCTGGTGCATGCGCTGGGCGGTGCCTACTGGAAACCCGTGCAGTCCGGCCTTGACGGGGAAACGGACAGCGCCGTGGTGCGGCGGCTGTCCGGTTGCCCGGTGCTGCCCGAGGCCTACCGGCTGCGGCTTGCGGCCTCTCCGCACCTCTCGGCCGAGCAGGAGGGGGTCGCGATCCGGCCCGAACGGCTGGCGCTGCCGCGATCGGACCGGCCGCTCGTGGTCGAGGCGGCGGGCGGGCTGATGGTGCCGTTGACGCGCCGGATTCTTTACCTTGATGTCATGTCCCGCTGGGCGGCGCCGGTGGTGCTCTGTTGCCGCACCGCGCTCGGGACCATCAATCATTCGCTCCTGTCGCTCGCGGCGCTGGAGGCGGCCGGCTGCCGGGTGGCGGGCGTGGTCTTTATCGGCGACGAGATGAAAGACAGCCGCCGCGTGATCTGCAGCATCGGCAAGGCGCGCGATCTCGGCCGCCTGCCGGTCCTGCCGCGGATTACCCGCGAAACGCTGAGCCGGGCGTTCGCCGGCATCGACGTGGCCGGCATCCGCGGGGTGCTGTGA
- the bioA gene encoding adenosylmethionine--8-amino-7-oxononanoate transaminase — protein MADLAFERAHLWHPYSSMRDPGPVHMVRSAEGVWLELADGTRMIDAMSSWWCAAHGHRHPRLVAAVAAQLECLPHVMFGGLTHAPAIALAERLTGLLPDGLDRIFYSDSGSVAVEVALKMAIQAQLGRGHADRTAIATARGGYHGDTWKAMSLCDPQTGMHSHFGAAVQIQHFVPRPPIAFDADWIDDPARNGLGPVEDLFAERGAGIAAFIVEPVVQGAGGMWFSHPQWLAGVRALCDRYGVLLILDEIATGFGRTGALFAMEHAGVTPDILCLGKAMTGGMMSFAATIASRQVAEAIADGPMPALMHGPTFMGNPLACAASCASLDLLAEGAWLRQVPAVEGWLRRGLAPAREFAGVRDVRVLGAIGVIELHRPLDMIRVHAVCRDRGVWLRPFGRLLYCMPPFVVTAGDVARICEVMVEIAGWP, from the coding sequence ATGGCGGACCTCGCGTTCGAGCGCGCGCATCTGTGGCACCCCTACAGTTCGATGCGCGATCCGGGGCCGGTCCACATGGTCCGAAGTGCCGAGGGCGTCTGGCTTGAACTTGCGGACGGCACGCGGATGATCGACGCCATGTCCTCGTGGTGGTGCGCGGCGCACGGGCATCGCCATCCCCGGCTTGTGGCCGCTGTCGCGGCGCAACTGGAATGCCTGCCCCATGTCATGTTCGGCGGCCTCACGCATGCTCCGGCGATCGCTCTGGCGGAGCGGCTGACCGGCCTGCTGCCCGACGGGCTGGACCGCATATTCTACAGCGACAGCGGCTCGGTCGCGGTCGAAGTCGCGCTGAAGATGGCCATACAGGCGCAGCTTGGCCGCGGACACGCGGACAGAACGGCGATCGCCACCGCGCGCGGCGGCTATCACGGTGACACCTGGAAGGCGATGAGCCTGTGCGACCCGCAGACCGGCATGCACAGCCATTTTGGCGCGGCGGTGCAGATCCAGCATTTCGTGCCGCGCCCGCCCATCGCCTTCGATGCGGACTGGATCGACGATCCGGCCCGCAACGGCCTTGGTCCGGTCGAGGACCTGTTTGCGGAGCGCGGCGCCGGAATCGCCGCCTTCATCGTCGAGCCGGTGGTTCAGGGCGCCGGGGGCATGTGGTTCTCGCATCCGCAATGGCTGGCCGGAGTGCGGGCGCTCTGCGACCGCTACGGCGTGCTGCTGATCCTTGACGAGATCGCCACCGGTTTCGGCCGGACCGGTGCCCTGTTTGCCATGGAACATGCCGGTGTCACCCCCGACATCCTCTGCCTTGGCAAGGCGATGACCGGCGGCATGATGAGCTTTGCGGCAACCATCGCATCGCGGCAGGTGGCCGAGGCCATCGCAGACGGGCCGATGCCGGCGCTGATGCACGGGCCCACCTTCATGGGCAATCCGCTGGCCTGCGCGGCAAGCTGTGCCAGCCTCGATCTGCTGGCCGAGGGCGCATGGCTGCGGCAGGTTCCGGCGGTCGAGGGGTGGCTGCGCCGCGGCCTCGCGCCGGCCCGCGAATTCGCCGGGGTGCGGGACGTGCGCGTTCTGGGCGCCATCGGGGTGATCGAGTTGCACAGGCCGCTCGACATGATCCGCGTGCATGCCGTCTGCCGGGACAGGGGTGTCTGGCTGCGCCCGTTCGGCCGGCTGCTTTACTGCATGCCGCCCTTTGTCGTGACGGCCGGGGATGTCGCACGCATCTGCGAGGTCATGGTCGAAATCGCGGGGTGGCCATGA
- a CDS encoding pimeloyl-ACP methyl esterase BioG family protein has product MKAEWLQRGGGSSLIVVLTGWAVGAGPFRHLTGAGPGACDVLVLSDYRDLSLPRWPEGYETVDLVAWSFGVAAACRLPHRGLFRRRVALCGSWMPCDDGLGIPRALLQATKAGLSALSLQKFARRAGCDLPEDADIGALREELETVMGWEDVALVPDFDRVVLGAADRIFSRRNLDRAWRGRAGRFEVLDCGHNPFGLWRDWGEVLA; this is encoded by the coding sequence ATGAAGGCCGAGTGGCTGCAGCGCGGCGGGGGATCGTCGCTGATCGTCGTGCTGACCGGCTGGGCGGTCGGGGCAGGGCCGTTCCGGCACCTGACCGGGGCCGGGCCCGGGGCCTGCGACGTGCTGGTCCTGTCGGATTATCGCGATCTCTCCCTGCCGCGATGGCCGGAAGGCTACGAGACCGTGGACCTGGTCGCATGGTCATTCGGCGTCGCTGCCGCCTGCCGCCTGCCGCATAGGGGCCTGTTCCGCCGCAGGGTCGCGCTCTGCGGATCATGGATGCCATGCGACGACGGCCTGGGCATCCCGCGCGCCCTGCTGCAGGCGACGAAAGCGGGCCTGTCCGCGCTGTCCTTGCAGAAATTTGCGCGGCGGGCGGGCTGTGACCTGCCGGAAGATGCCGACATCGGGGCCCTGCGCGAAGAACTGGAAACCGTTATGGGCTGGGAGGACGTCGCGTTGGTGCCGGATTTCGACCGCGTGGTGCTGGGTGCCGCCGATCGCATCTTTTCCCGCCGCAACCTAGATCGTGCCTGGCGCGGCCGGGCCGGGCGGTTCGAGGTGCTGGATTGCGGACATAACCCGTTTGGTCTGTGGCGCGACTGGGGCGAGGTTCTGGCGTGA
- a CDS encoding methyltransferase domain-containing protein, with translation MTATTDRVARAFARGLASYDRAALVQRRIATRLFAGYRAIAPGHRPGRILEAGFGSGHLTRHLLELDPERLWLNDLVARPLPGVAAEYLPGDIAQVPLPGRIDLAASASMIQWVEDPRKTVERLCRTVIPGGYLALSGFTPEHFPELRSLGSRAAAPSCLSAGGMAALLPTGWRVRNGGEWRATLHFPTALAVLQHLRATGVNARAGQFRSAAALRGFTQRYETRHGTAQGVPLTYVASWLIAENVLKPEV, from the coding sequence GTGACCGCGACGACCGACCGGGTGGCCCGGGCCTTTGCGCGCGGACTGGCCAGCTATGATCGGGCCGCGCTGGTCCAGAGACGGATCGCGACGCGGCTGTTTGCCGGGTATCGCGCCATCGCTCCCGGCCATCGCCCCGGCCGCATACTGGAGGCGGGGTTCGGCTCGGGGCATCTGACCCGGCATCTGCTGGAGCTGGACCCCGAGCGCCTCTGGCTCAACGATCTGGTCGCGCGCCCCTTGCCGGGCGTTGCCGCCGAATATCTGCCCGGGGACATTGCGCAGGTGCCGCTGCCGGGCCGGATCGACCTCGCTGCCTCGGCCTCGATGATCCAGTGGGTGGAAGATCCGCGCAAGACCGTGGAGCGCCTGTGTCGCACCGTGATTCCGGGCGGGTATCTTGCCCTCTCCGGCTTCACGCCTGAGCATTTCCCGGAACTGCGCAGCCTCGGCAGCCGGGCCGCCGCGCCCTCCTGCCTGAGCGCGGGCGGGATGGCGGCTTTGCTGCCGACCGGCTGGCGGGTCCGCAACGGCGGAGAATGGCGCGCGACCCTGCACTTCCCCACCGCGCTCGCCGTGCTGCAACATCTGCGGGCGACCGGGGTCAACGCACGCGCGGGGCAGTTTCGCTCGGCCGCCGCGCTGCGCGGATTCACGCAACGCTACGAAACCCGCCATGGCACCGCGCAGGGCGTGCCGCTGACCTATGTCGCAAGCTGGTTGATAGCTGAAAACGTTTTGAAACCAGAGGTCTAG
- a CDS encoding GntR family transcriptional regulator: MRTGFEETLAARISRILADRIVAGEIGPGEWLRQDYIAEEFGASHVPVREAFRRLEAQGLVTSEPRKGVRVTAFDLPQVKEVAEMRAALEDLALRHAAPHLTPAILQAAEEAIRAGDISDDVRSWEEANRHFHQLILTPCAMPRLLAAIDDLHAASARFLFAAWQSNWEQQTDHDHRVILAALRKGEIDRACATLARHVRRIGRRGLPSPRGQQREAFIIVG, translated from the coding sequence ATGAGAACCGGATTCGAAGAAACCCTGGCGGCGCGCATCAGCCGTATCCTTGCGGACCGGATCGTCGCCGGCGAGATCGGCCCGGGCGAGTGGCTGCGCCAAGATTATATCGCCGAGGAATTCGGCGCCAGCCACGTTCCGGTCCGCGAGGCATTCCGCCGGCTGGAAGCGCAGGGCCTCGTCACGAGCGAGCCGCGCAAGGGCGTCCGGGTCACGGCCTTCGACCTTCCCCAGGTCAAGGAGGTTGCCGAGATGCGCGCCGCGCTCGAGGATCTTGCGCTGCGCCATGCCGCGCCCCACCTGACGCCGGCCATCCTGCAGGCGGCCGAAGAGGCGATCCGGGCCGGAGACATTTCGGACGACGTGCGTAGCTGGGAAGAGGCCAATCGCCATTTCCACCAGCTTATCCTGACGCCTTGCGCCATGCCGCGCCTGCTTGCGGCCATTGACGACCTCCATGCGGCGAGCGCCAGGTTTCTCTTTGCCGCCTGGCAGTCGAACTGGGAACAGCAGACCGACCATGACCATCGCGTCATCCTCGCCGCATTGCGCAAGGGAGAAATCGACCGGGCCTGCGCGACGCTGGCCCGGCATGTGCGCCGGATCGGCCGCCGCGGGCTTCCGTCTCCCCGGGGGCAGCAGCGCGAAGCCTTCATCATCGTCGGCTAG
- the cas3 gene encoding CRISPR-associated helicase Cas3' — protein sequence MVSHLLDWPGKSGRDGGPEHPAIYHMLDVAAVAERLLRGSTRPEAHKAAFTLLIALHDLGKIGAQFREMIRCGTRQMIRHWELTEAWLLDDPWLMDRLQADPWAMRALIPAIAGHHGRPSKQDERFFPRMRSGAGAEAEADIPATIEALASLWPEASLAGLDEIEATRLSWWLAGLTTAADWIGSNADWFPARSPDLSLAEYLALARGAAARHVPEAGVAGTAARAGELFDFTFRPMQQAAASAPLPGGPMLAFIEDETGAGKTEAALILAQRMLLAGKGRGLFFALPTMATADAMFIRAAAVVGRMLDRPTLTLAHGRAGLSVPFLDLQHRRSRSDDVTCTEWLADDRRRALLADVGIGTVDQALLAVMRARFSALRLWGLSSKILIVDEAHEISGDGYMAILLERLLQAHAAQGGSAVLLTATLPLDARARLMRAFAEGAGMNWAMDRDPAYPALTIPGADKPQPVAATPSPKGVVTVERLPDGEAAADLLARSAQAGAACVWVRNAVDDAIAAVDLLRARGIDASLLHARFALCDRKRIEAAELARFGRNGNGRAGRVLVATQVVESSLDLDFDVMVSDLAPMAALIQRAGRLWRHMDERPQDQRPVPRPMLHVVSPDPAEVPDARWLHQVLDGGAWVYPLAEQWRTADLLFRRGEINAPHELRDLIEAVHGDGAVPVPPVLDAAEQERIGEGYARRSLGDQNVVDFGAGYRQGAAGADDTRYPTRLGRETRTLALARRVDGVLVPWAQGDGTLADRWQLSEVSADKARLDRLPLPDQEAPQIAATTRDWPDWRRAAVTVCPADDAGEICEGLRYSKSSGLRWV from the coding sequence ATGGTTTCTCATCTGCTGGATTGGCCTGGCAAAAGCGGCCGGGATGGCGGGCCCGAACATCCTGCCATCTATCATATGCTCGACGTGGCTGCGGTTGCCGAACGGCTGTTGCGGGGCAGCACGCGTCCCGAAGCGCACAAGGCGGCATTCACGCTGCTGATCGCGCTGCATGATCTGGGCAAGATCGGCGCGCAATTCCGGGAGATGATCCGCTGCGGAACCCGACAGATGATCCGGCACTGGGAACTGACCGAGGCGTGGCTTCTGGATGATCCCTGGCTTATGGACCGCTTGCAGGCCGATCCCTGGGCGATGCGTGCCCTGATCCCGGCCATTGCGGGTCATCACGGGCGGCCTTCGAAACAGGATGAACGCTTCTTTCCCCGAATGCGCAGCGGCGCGGGTGCGGAAGCGGAGGCGGACATTCCCGCGACCATCGAGGCATTGGCCAGCCTTTGGCCGGAGGCATCGCTGGCGGGGCTGGATGAAATCGAGGCGACGCGACTGTCCTGGTGGCTGGCCGGGCTGACCACGGCGGCGGACTGGATCGGCTCGAATGCCGACTGGTTTCCGGCCAGATCGCCTGACCTGTCCCTGGCTGAATATCTTGCGCTGGCGCGGGGTGCCGCCGCGCGCCATGTGCCCGAGGCAGGCGTCGCGGGAACGGCGGCCAGAGCCGGCGAACTGTTCGATTTCACCTTTCGTCCCATGCAGCAGGCCGCGGCATCCGCGCCCTTGCCCGGGGGGCCGATGCTGGCTTTCATCGAGGACGAGACCGGCGCGGGCAAGACCGAGGCCGCACTGATCCTCGCGCAGCGCATGTTGCTGGCCGGGAAGGGCAGGGGGCTGTTCTTCGCGCTGCCCACCATGGCGACGGCAGATGCGATGTTCATCCGTGCCGCGGCGGTGGTCGGGCGGATGCTGGATCGGCCGACGCTGACCCTGGCGCATGGCCGCGCCGGGCTGTCGGTGCCGTTTCTCGACTTGCAGCACAGGCGCAGCCGCAGCGATGACGTGACCTGCACTGAATGGCTGGCGGATGACCGGCGGCGGGCGCTGCTGGCCGATGTGGGGATCGGAACGGTCGATCAGGCGCTGCTGGCGGTGATGCGGGCGCGGTTCTCGGCGCTGCGGCTGTGGGGGCTGTCCTCCAAGATCCTGATCGTGGACGAGGCGCATGAAATTTCGGGCGACGGCTATATGGCGATCCTGCTGGAGCGGTTGTTGCAGGCCCATGCCGCGCAGGGCGGATCGGCGGTCCTGCTGACGGCGACCCTGCCGCTGGACGCGCGGGCGCGGCTGATGCGAGCCTTTGCCGAAGGAGCGGGCATGAATTGGGCCATGGATCGCGACCCGGCCTATCCCGCACTGACGATCCCGGGAGCAGACAAGCCGCAGCCCGTTGCCGCGACGCCCAGCCCGAAGGGGGTGGTGACGGTCGAGAGGTTGCCCGATGGCGAAGCGGCCGCGGATCTGCTGGCACGTTCGGCGCAGGCCGGCGCGGCCTGCGTCTGGGTGCGCAATGCCGTCGATGACGCAATCGCCGCCGTCGATCTGTTGCGGGCGCGCGGGATCGACGCCTCGCTGCTGCATGCCCGCTTCGCGCTCTGCGACCGCAAGCGGATCGAGGCGGCGGAACTGGCGCGCTTTGGGCGCAATGGCAATGGCCGCGCGGGCCGGGTGCTTGTGGCGACACAGGTGGTGGAATCCTCGCTGGATTTGGACTTCGACGTGATGGTGTCCGACCTTGCGCCGATGGCCGCGCTGATCCAGCGCGCCGGGCGTCTGTGGCGGCATATGGACGAACGCCCGCAGGACCAGCGGCCCGTTCCCCGGCCCATGCTGCATGTCGTCTCGCCCGATCCGGCCGAGGTGCCGGATGCCCGCTGGCTGCATCAGGTGCTGGACGGCGGTGCCTGGGTCTATCCGCTGGCCGAGCAATGGCGCACCGCCGACCTGCTGTTCCGGCGGGGCGAGATCAACGCGCCGCATGAGTTGCGCGATCTGATCGAGGCGGTGCACGGCGACGGGGCGGTTCCGGTCCCGCCGGTCTTGGATGCTGCCGAGCAGGAGCGGATCGGCGAGGGCTATGCCCGCCGCTCGCTGGGCGATCAGAACGTGGTCGATTTCGGCGCGGGTTACCGGCAGGGCGCGGCGGGGGCGGACGACACCCGCTATCCGACCCGGCTGGGCCGCGAGACACGGACGCTGGCACTGGCGCGCCGGGTGGATGGCGTGCTGGTGCCTTGGGCGCAGGGCGATGGAACGCTGGCCGATCGTTGGCAACTTTCCGAAGTGTCGGCAGACAAGGCGCGGCTGGATCGCCTGCCCCTGCCGGATCAGGAAGCGCCCCAGATTGCGGCCACCACGCGCGACTGGCCCGACTGGCGCCGCGCGGCAGTGACGGTTTGCCCGGCGGACGATGCCGGCGAGATTTGCGAGGGGTTGCGTTATTCGAAGAGTTCGGGCTTGCGTTGGGTGTGA
- the casA gene encoding type I-E CRISPR-associated protein Cse1/CasA: MPLNLITDPWIPVLRSDDGPRIIRSDQIAEPGVMFPDWPRADLNIACLELLIGLVFLADPPANAQDWRIRKPDAQRLRKRLARLAPAFNLMGDGPRFLQDFDPLEGEPNPPDMLFIDSAGGNTARNNADLMVRRGRYPVLDPALAAMALYTLQAHAPSGGAGNRTSMRGGGPMVTLVDPGRGNLWDLVWANVPDGRPAGPEVLPWMRPTRTSEAKGAEVYPDTAHPAEAFFGMPRRLRLVGEETIRGVTQKPYGVNYAGWQHPLTPYYRQKAGAELLPLHPRAGAFGYRNWLGVVMDMPGDEADLRRRAQALDSYEQRVLLRDRAGASVIVAGWAMDNMKPRDFIWSRQPLLPIDTGAGLTLIAMIQSAETFGLALRGALKVVAGEGSALEALREEFFTATQAEFEAGLGRLLAGAPPDDTAARWLRAMERGALTIFDRQALPGLDQQRPEAMEEIIRSREGLRATFAGWNRLGRDAYQKLGLQPRRRRKEAA, translated from the coding sequence ATGCCTCTCAACCTCATCACCGATCCTTGGATTCCGGTTCTCCGTTCCGATGACGGCCCCCGCATCATCCGCTCCGACCAGATCGCCGAGCCGGGCGTCATGTTTCCTGACTGGCCGCGCGCCGATCTGAACATCGCCTGCCTCGAACTGCTGATCGGCCTCGTCTTTCTTGCCGATCCGCCGGCCAATGCGCAGGACTGGCGGATCCGCAAGCCGGATGCTCAGCGTCTGCGTAAGCGGCTCGCCCGTCTTGCGCCGGCCTTCAATCTGATGGGTGACGGTCCGCGCTTTCTTCAGGATTTCGATCCGCTGGAAGGGGAGCCGAACCCGCCCGACATGCTGTTCATCGATTCGGCGGGTGGAAATACCGCGCGCAACAATGCCGATCTGATGGTGCGGAGGGGCCGCTATCCGGTGCTGGATCCGGCCCTGGCCGCGATGGCGCTTTACACGCTTCAGGCCCATGCGCCTTCGGGCGGGGCGGGCAATCGCACTTCGATGCGCGGCGGCGGGCCGATGGTGACGCTGGTCGATCCGGGTCGCGGCAATCTGTGGGATCTGGTCTGGGCCAATGTCCCCGATGGCCGACCGGCCGGCCCGGAGGTGCTGCCATGGATGCGCCCGACCCGCACATCCGAGGCGAAGGGGGCCGAGGTCTACCCCGACACCGCGCACCCGGCCGAGGCATTCTTCGGCATGCCGCGCCGCTTGCGGCTGGTCGGCGAGGAAACGATCCGCGGCGTGACCCAGAAGCCCTACGGCGTCAATTATGCCGGATGGCAGCATCCCTTGACCCCCTATTACCGGCAGAAGGCAGGGGCCGAACTTCTGCCGCTGCACCCCCGCGCCGGTGCTTTCGGCTATCGCAACTGGCTGGGCGTGGTGATGGACATGCCGGGGGACGAGGCCGATCTGCGGCGCCGCGCGCAAGCCTTGGACAGCTATGAGCAGCGTGTGCTGCTGCGGGACAGGGCCGGGGCAAGCGTGATCGTGGCCGGCTGGGCGATGGACAACATGAAGCCCAGGGATTTCATCTGGTCGCGCCAGCCGCTGCTGCCGATCGACACCGGGGCGGGGCTGACCCTGATTGCCATGATCCAGTCGGCGGAAACCTTCGGCCTTGCCCTGCGCGGCGCGCTGAAGGTTGTCGCAGGCGAAGGCAGCGCGCTGGAAGCGTTGCGCGAGGAGTTCTTTACCGCGACGCAGGCGGAGTTCGAGGCCGGACTCGGCAGATTGCTGGCTGGCGCTCCGCCTGACGATACTGCAGCGCGCTGGCTGCGGGCGATGGAGCGGGGGGCGCTGACGATCTTTGACCGGCAGGCTTTGCCGGGGCTGGACCAGCAACGGCCCGAGGCGATGGAGGAGATCATCCGGTCGCGCGAGGGGCTGCGCGCCACCTTCGCCGGGTGGAACAGGCTGGGCAGGGATGCCTATCAGAAGCTGGGTCTTCAGCCCCGCCGGCGCAGGAAGGAGGCCGCATGA